Sequence from the Methanosarcina siciliae T4/M genome:
ACGAACAGATCTTGAGTCTGCCACCGTTGACCGCTTGGTTACTCCCGCGCCTTTTGAAATCCAATTAGGTAAAGTTATAACTAGCATATAAAGCTAATCCTGAAATAAAGCTCTTCCTGTTAATATTTGAGTTAGGAGATGAACGCCGGGATTTTTGTCCCTTTTTCCGATTCAGATTTGCAGGCTCATGTAGAGGCTCTTCAGTTTTTCTCACGAGCTGTTTACATGGACCCAGTGGAGGTACTCCGGCTCGCCCTCGATTTTCCAGAATTCAATTGCAGGCAGATCGTACGTATGAAGAGATTTCACAACTTTGATAATTTCGTCAAGGCGGGAGGAGTCAGTTTTAACAAGCAGGGCTATCTCTTTTTGCTCCTCGATATGGTCGTTCCATCGAAAGATTGAAGAAATCGGAAAACTGTTTACGCAGGCTGCAAGCTTTCTTGAAACCAGTTCTCTTGCGATTTCGGATGCGTTTTTTGTATCTCCGGTTGTAATGTAGACGATTCCAAGCATGAAACAGGCACCTCACACAAAGTTATTATAACAACAATATACCACAATAATACATAATATTATAATTCGCATAATTATTATCTATTGCCTTTGATTCTTAAAAATACACATTTAGACCCGCGCCTTTCGGACTAACCGAAATCTTGAATTCCATATAAACTTTTATATAATTATGATGTATTATATAATGCCTTTTTCGAGAAAAAGGTTTTCGAAAAAGAAATAATTCAAAACTGGATCTCATGCTATCTAAAGAAGAACTAAAATGCTTTTATAATAAGATCGACTACGGAATTAACAGCATTAATTAATTGAATGCATACCTGCTTTCATTAATTGAATGCATACCTGCTTTCCCGTATACACTGTTTAAAACAACAACTTGAAGCTTGTAAATGGCGTCCAAAGGTTGCTGGCACCAACTCTTTATGGGAGGCATTTTCTATATACAGTTGTAATTGCTTAACAGTTTAATCGATCAATTGATCAACAGTTATGCCGACGGTAAAAATCCCTATTGCCTATGGTAGAATCCCTACTGCCTATGGTAGAATCCCTACTGTCTATGGTAGAATCCCTACCTTTAAATCCCTACCTTTAATCTCTATATATATCCACATTAATATCTCACATTCAATCTCTCATAATCCAAACCCTATAATTGGTTCAGCTTAATTATTTCGGAGAATTTCCTTGAGTGGCACAAGCATTGTACTGGGTATTTTTTTAATGTACTGGTTCCTTATTTCTGTTCTTGACAGAAAAGGAATTCTGGAAAAGTATGACATAAGCACTTTCGGGCCTCTTCCTATCCTTATGATCAGGACAACAAAGGGGCTTAAGCTACTGGATGTACTTGCTCGCCCGAAACGTTACTGGAGGGTATTTGCAAACATCGGGATCCTGATGATGTTTGTCGGCATGATTGCCATGTTCCTGGTCATTGCTATTTCGGACCTTGCACTCTATACCTCATTTCTAAACGACAACGTGCCAGAGCCCGGAAAGTATAATTCAGCCAGAAATATCTTTTTGATCCCCGGAGTAAACGAGTTTATTCCATTTACCTGGGGTGTGATAGCTCTCATAGTTACGCTTGTAGTGCACGAGTTTTCCCATGCAATCCTCTGCCGGGTTGAAAACATCAGGGTCAAATCCATGGGTATCCTGCTTGCCCTTGTCCCAATAGGAGGTTTTGCGGAACCCGATGATGAGCAGCTCTTCGGCAAAAAAGAAGAAGTAAAAAGAGAGCTGCCTCTAACGGCAACAATTGAGGAAATAGAAGCCTGGGAACAGCAGCAAAAAGAAGAAAAACAGTTAAAAGAAATAATCAATGAATCCCCCGATCTTTCCCCCAAAGAAACAAAACCTGAGCCGGTAGTAACTGCCACAAGGACCCAGAGAGCCCGTATCCTTGCTGCCGGTGTTATGGCCAATTTCTCCGTTGCTTTCATAGCTTTCCTGCTCTTCTTCGGGCCCGTGCTTGGGGCGATTGCTCCGCTCAGTGATGCCATGATCGTAAGCATAAACGAAAGTTCTCCAGCTCAGCTTGCAGGGCTTCAGGAAGATATGATAATTACACAGGTCGATGACACGCCCGTCTCAACAGGCATGGACTTTCTCTCTTATCTCGAGACTGTCGAACCCGGAGACACCCTGCAAGTCCATGCCTCAAAAGACCGAGTCGTTTCAGTTTATGACCTGAAGGTGCCTTCATCATCGGAGAAATGTTACAGTGGAGTGCCTATAGGAGGGGTTGTGGAAGGAAGCCCTGCAGAAGCTGCAGGAATCGAGCCCGGAATGACAATGCTCCGGATTAACAATACAAGAATGCGAAGCATTGCGAGCTTCGTTGATTTTATGGAAGGAACAGAGGCAAACCAGACCATAGAAGTAGAGATGCTCCCCTCTGCAAATTATACGGGAGAACTTACTGAAAACGGCACTGCTGTCTTTGAGGTCAGGCTAATTTCCAATCCGGAGGAGAGTGAAAGCGGTTTTCTTGGAGTGATTTACGGAAGTAACGGAGTGCTTGATTGCCGGATGCTCGGGATTTCTATCTGGATGCCCCAGTCCGGATACTATCTTGAAGCACTGAAGAAGATCCCTTCCATCCTTAACCATGCCGTGGGCTGGATCATCCTGTTCGGGCTTCCTATCTACGGGTTTGCAGGGGAAGGCTTCCGCGGTTTTTCAGGCACAATCGCTCAGTTCTATCAGCCCGTTGGCTGGGCAGAGCCTCTGGGAGTCGGAATTTTCTGGATTGCAAACTCCCTGCTCTGGATTGGCTGGCTGAACTTTTACGTAGGCCTGTTCAACTGCCTGCCTGCCGTCCCTCTCGACGGTGGCCATGTGTTCAGGGACTATACTTACTCCCTTATCTACAGGTTTACCAGGAATGAAGATGTTTCGGAAAGGGTTTCAAACTCCATTGCAGCAAGCTTCTCCATGCTGATCCTGTTCTCGTTCCTCTTCATGATATTCGGGCCTTTCATCGGGCAGTGGATGTGAATAGTCTAACCGGGAACAGTGAAAACGGGACAGGTCAAAATGAACAAAATCCGAATGAAAACGGCAGGAAATTCGGCAGCAGATTAAGTTGAGTAATTCCGAAATCCGAAAATCGGGAATTTAAAGTCTTTTTCCCGTTTTTTCGCTTCTTTTTTTAATTCCGGTGTTTTTTGATCAATCAGTTACTTTTAATTCAGGATATCCAGCGATCGAATCCCTCAGTTTTCCTTTCCTGCGCCGCACTGTGCCTGTGCCGGGCCACCAGCAGGATAAAAAGCGGCCTACAGAGAGACCTGGCGACTAAGAGAAACAAAGCAATTGGAAAAACATTCCAGGGCTGAAAGAATTCATCCCATATCCTGAAAGCCGTTCCTGAAATGTGTAAGTATAAAACACCTCTACCAACCTGTCTGGTAGCTTTCTCAAAAAAAAGAGATGGGTAGGCGGAAAGTAGAGAATGTTTGAAAATGCAGTAAAGAGCAGACGTAAATTACATTTACCTTTCTCTTCTTTTTTTGGCAAGACTGCTCTCCTGCATCTCTTTATTTTGCCATTGTTTTTAGCTAGTCCTCTTGAGCGCAGCTCACTTCTTAACCCATAAATAGTCTGCTTGAGCTCAGCTTATTTCTTAACCCATCAAGTAGTCTGCTTGAGCGTAGCGAAACAGACAGCGCACTGCAGAGTCGCAACTCTGCTGGCACAACTCTGCTGGCACAACTCTGCTGGCACAACTCTGCTGGCACAACTCTGCTGGCACAACTCTGCTGGCACAACTCGGCCAAAACATAAGATATTAATAAAGAGTATAGAGATATTAATAAAGATTACAGGTATTTTGACCTTAGGTATTTTGACCTGGTTCAGCAGAATAAATAAGGCAGGGCGCGAAAAATGTTTTCTTTTGAGAAAAAAAAGCCGAGTCGCAGATCAAAATTTCGAAAAATCATGCGCAAAAGGCCCAATCTGGCATACAAGCTTGCAGCCTTGCTCCTGCTCATTATTTATATTCTACTTTTTAAATATATTATGATTTTTGAACACCAGCCGGAAAATGCAAACGCTGTCACAGCTATTTACTGGGCTACAACTACCATTGCAACGGTAGGGTACGGTGATGTGGTCTTTACATCGTTGCCGGGAAGAGTCTTTTCCATAGCCGTCCAGGTCACGGGAATTATTCTGATTTCAGGTTTTCTTGCAACTTATGTTATCACTCCCTGGATGGACAGAATTATCAAATTCAGGCTGCCCAGGAAAGTCCCTTCCAGTATGAAAGGGCATATCATCATCTGCGGGTACAACCAGCTGGTTGAGACTCTGATTGACGAACTGGCAGAGCAGGAGATAACTTTCATAATAATCGAGGACGAGGAAGACGTAATTAAAGAACTTGTTTACAGGGATATCCCCTGCATTTTCGGGACTCCGAGTGATAAGCAGACCCTGCTGAACGGGAGTATTGAAAAAGCCAGGATCCTTATTGCCAACAAGTCTGATGAGAGAAATGCAAATATCGTGCTGACTGCCCGGGAGTTCCAGCATCTTAATATTGTTGCCATCGTTGAGGATAGGTTAAACTCAAAATACCTGAAATACGCCGGTGCAGACATGGTTGTGTCTCCCAAATCAATGTTCGGGCAGTTTATAGGCAGAAAGGCTATGGATAGGCTTGTAAGCCGGGTGACAGGGACGACTGAGATTTTCAAAGGGGTACACGTCACGGAATTTCCGATTTACATCAAGAGCCCGCTGATAGGCAAAACCCTTAAGGAAGTATCCAGTCAGCGGCTGACTGGCGCAAGAATTGTTGGAATCTGGAAAAGTGGAGCTCTTTCTTTTAATCCTAAAGAAGACGACGTCATCCGGGGCAACTCCGTTCTGCTGGCTGTGGGAACGCCGGAAGAGCTTGCAAAACTGAAGAAACTTACACATTGAATTTTATGACATATTCTTTTATGGCATACTAATCCAAATTTATTCAAAAACTCTAAGGGATTATTCAAAAACTCTCAGGGATTAACGATGGAGTCAAAAGGGCATCTTGTAGTACTCGGGTACGGAGACGTTGGAAAGAGCATTGTGAGCGAACTCTCCGGGGGACCGTTTCGCTTCGTAGTAGTGGACTCTAACGAGAAGGTTTTTGAGAATGTGGAATTCGAACATCTCGTGGGCAACGGGGCGGATGAGGAGGTCATAGTCGCAGCCGGAGTAAAGACCTCATCCTTTGTATTTGTGGCCCTGAATGATGATACCAATGTTATTTTCGCAACCCTTATTTGCAGGGGGCTTAACCCTGAAGCTACCATCGTGGCGAGGGCAAACTCTGTAAAATCCATCGATAAGATTTACAAGGCAGGGGCGGACTATGTCGGGTCTCTTTCCATAGTTGCAGGCCAGATGCTGGCAAAAATGAGTGCAAACTGTATCGGGAAGGTCTGCAGGATCGATGAGGATATAATGCTTTACGAGGGCATAGAAATCGAAAAGCACCACATTGAGAAAGGCTCTTACCTTGACAAAAAATCAATAGAAGAACTGGACCTCGAAAGAAGAATCGGGTGCACTGTAATAGGTATTGAGCGCGGAGGGCTTGTCAGCACGGCTATAAACAAACAGACCGTACTCAGGGCAGGAGACATAGTAGCGGTAGTAGGAAGCAGCAAGCAGATCACGGAGTTTAAGGAGAAATATCTTGATTAATTGCCGGTAAATCAGCACAACTAAAAGGCCTGTTTTTTAACCACCTAAGGCCTGTTTTTTAACCACCTGTAACTCTATTTGCTTTTGTAACCACCTTTTCCTGTAAATTTTTTGAGGCATTTTTTCTGACAACTTAATTTAATTTTTCAGGAATAAATGTATTGGAGAAAATATACTATATTAAAATAGATGCTTACTTTTTATAGTAAGTAAGTGATTTACTTAATCAAATTAATGAGAAATTATTTTCGCATTAAAAACTTATCGCGTTTAAAGATGTGATAGCATGGAGAGTTTGTCTACCGGAGTAGAAGGATTGGATTTACTGACAGAGGGAGGATATCCTAAAGGAAAGTGTATTCTGGTTACCGGACCTCCGGGTTCGGGAAAAACCATCCTTGGGCTTCATTTCCTCCACAGGAGCTGCCAGGAAGGCAAAAAATGCATACTTGTTCTTACCAGAGAACTTACCGCAGATATCCTCACTCAGGCCCGTAGCCTCAAGCTTAACCTGGAGCCTTTCCTTGAAAACGGTCAGCTCCACATAAGGAATATTTTCGAAGATAAAATGAACAAGATCAAAAGCGTCTCAAAATTCGGAAAAGGGCTCTGTGCCGTGGATACGGATATTATCGAATATCTGAGCTCAATGTCATCGGAAGTTGATGTAGTGGTCATTGACAACATCGGAGTAATGGCAATAACTCACGATATAAGGGAGTTTGCCGATGAGTTCAGCTCAATAAGCATTATCCTCCTGAAAAACGGGTGTACAAGCCTTTTCGTCATGGACGAGGACTCTTACGAACTGACTCACAGGCTTACAGGTTATATGGTTTTCGGACTGATTAGACTCACAACACAGGAAAATTACAGTTCAGGAAAGACAAAGCAATATCTTTACATTGAGAAGATGAGAAATACTCCAGTCCCGGTCAAGTATTCCCTCTTTGACATTACCCCCCAGGGGCTCAGAGTCATTTCAGGCATGAAACCCTTCCTCAAATGATCTGGTAAACTCTCTGACTGGCTTTTTGAAATGGAAAAGTGAACCCTGTGGCAGCGGAAATAAGGATATATGGAAGCAGGAGTTTCTTCTTTTTTCTCCATTTTTTTAGACCATGGAATTTGTCAGTGCATTTCTTACAGTTAAGAAAAAATTAATATCTTATCATTATATGATGGTCAGAAATATAGGGACGTCTGGAAATAGAGGTTAAAACCTATAAAAATGGAATTAAGAGGGAATATGAATAGGTGGAAAGGAATTAAATGAAGATATCTATGCTGCTTTTATGATAAATTCACAGCAGTCATTCCTGTTTCCTATGGTTTTCAGAGCTTCGAGACTGTAGCTTGAATCTACTTTCATAGTTATGTTTGAAAAGATCTTTCTGGTAAGCGTGCAGAGAATGGGGTTTTTGCGGGCTACTTCTCCTTTCCAGGGACATTTTGTTCCTTTGACTATCCAGTATTTTTCATTTTCGCCCATAGTCGCGGAAAAGTTTCCTCCCAGCTGGTTCATTATCTCGGCGCAGACGTTTCCTGCATAAGCCAGGTCCATTTCCTGATCATTAAAATCGTACATTTCAAAAAGTGTTTTTTCGACCATGCCTGTCATCTGATTTATTATGACCTTTTTTTCTTCGTTTGAGACAAACTGGAGCAGGATCGGAATTACAGCTGTAAGGATGCTCTGTACCCGGTTCTTTACTTCGAGGCTGTCGCGCTCGGCAACCAGTCTGTCGTGAAGGCACTTGACTCTTAAGAGGGATTTTACTCTGGTCTTGAGTTCGATTCTGTTAATGGGTTTTGTAAGGAAATCATCGGCTCCTACCTCAATCCCCTTTATCCTGTCTTCAAGTTCCGAAAGGGCAGTAAGCATCAGGACCGGAATGAATTGGGTTTCGGGATTTTCTTTGAGAATTTTACAGACCTCATAACCGTTGACTTCAGGCATCATAACATCCAGAAGGACAATATCCGGATTTTCATACCTGACTTTCTGTAGTGCCTCTTTTCCACCGTAGGCAGTGATTACATCATAAGGTTCCACGGCAAGGTAGGCTTCCATGAGTTCTACATTTTCCTTCTTGTCGTCTACGATCAGGACTTTGGGTTTTTTTTTCTCATCCAACAAAGCTTCCTCCCTCTGGTTCATGAATCTTGATTCCTTCGGATGCTATCTCAAAAATAGACATATCCGGAGAAATAGGAGTGCTGCGCATCTTGGGTATGCACAGATACCGCTCCATTTTTCCAAGATATGCGTTCTCTTTTACCAGGAGACGAATAGAGCCGTAGACCGAGTATTCGGCAAGCTGGTGAGTCAGGTTGTATGCTGATTCATCCATAATTAAGAGGGTAGTACATCCTTTCTTTCTCACGAGATAGGCCAGTCCGTCAAACTGGTCTCTTAGCTTTTTTTTAGAAACTCTCAGAGCAAAAGTGCCCAGGTTATCTATTACAAGGCATTCTGTTCCTTCACGTATGAATTCCATAAGGTTAGGAAGTTCAATGTCCAGGCTTTCGGGCTTAAACCCGTACCTTGTCTGCCCTATACTTTCCGAACGGCTCTCAAATATGTTTTCTATGGTGAGCTGTCCGCTTTCATAATACGGTTTAAGGTCATGCCCCAGCATTTGAGCTTGGTAGAGTATATCTTCAGGAGTTTCTTCGGTTGCGATCATCAGGCATTTTCTTCCCTCAACACAGCTCCTGTAAATGAAATGGATTCCAAAGATAGTTTTTCCACTCCCGGCTACCCCTGTTATCAGGGTTGCTTTGTTCACAGGATAACCCCCTATCAATTTTCTGTCAAGCTCTTCTATGCCTGTTGAAATCCTCTCCATTTTTGTATACCTTCATTCTTCTTTGTATTTTACCCTGTTATTCACATTTGTTTATAGCCTGAGATGTAGTGATTTTCTATCTAATTTTATTGATATAGACAATGGCATGTCCTGCCTCTGTATACCAATACTTATATTGATATGATGTCGAAAATTACTTTTACATATTAAAAGAACTTTTGTAATATAAAAGTTATGTATGTGGTATATTTCCTTTTTGTTTCGGGAATATTTCTATAACTTTGGCTTAATTTGAGTCCTAAATTTCTCATTTTTTTCATTCTATCTAATTTTTTTATTTGCACAGTTTAACTTCATAAACATTTTTCCCAAGAATATCCTTCTGGACCTGTTTTTCTTTTCTGTCCTCTTTTCTGTCCTCTTTTCTTAATTCTGAGAGAAACCTTTAATATGGATAGTTACTATCACTACTGCGGCACTGCGGGCTCGTGGGGTAGCCAGGATATCCTAATGGGCTTCGAAGTAAGATTTTTACGAAGATACCCATTGACTCGTGTTCGAATCGCGGCGGGCCCGTTAATCTACTTTTTACCCGATTCCTTTAATTTTGACATGAACTTATTATCATTTCCTGACTAAACTCGCTTTCGAAAAATTGTCTATGTGTTTTACGATCTTCCCGGAATTACCTGTAAAGGTGTTAATCCTTTGATTTTTTTCAAAAAAGAGGCCCCAGGGACTACAAAAAGAGGTCCATTGATGGAAAAGAAACCCGACCTTTCATTGAAAACAAAATGGATTGATGGAAAAAACTCTGATGAGCTGGAAGATGCCTTTTATGTCCGCAGGGAGGTTTTCATAAAAGAACAAAACGTTCCCGAACCAGAGGAACTTGACGAAGCTGATCTTAGCTCCTGGCATGTAGTTGTGTATGCATCTGACAGGCCGGTTGCTACAGGCAGGCTTTGTAATAATGAAAGAACCTGGCTTATCGGAAGGATTTCCGTCCTGAAGGAATTCCGGGGAAAGCAGATTGGCAAACTCGTTGTGGAAAAGCTTCTGGAAAAAGCTGTTGGACTTGGGACAGGGGCCGTCCACATTAACGCACAGACCCATGCTGTAAGCTTTTATGAGAAGTTTGGGTTTATCGCCTATGGGGAAATTTTTCTTGAAGCTAACATAGAACATATATCAATGATAAAAATTTTTGATGCTGAGGCTGCAAGAAGTTTGTTGAGCAAGAAGTTTGTTGAGCAAGAGAATTATTGAAAAAGAAAATTAATAATATTAGAATTAATAATATTATTATCTTAAATCGAAAAGGGCATATTTTCAATAATGTCGATGTCTCCGAGGGCCTCCGGTTTATTTCTGTATTCTTCTGGCAGAAATACAGAATAGTAGACAACGATTTTCATATTATTACCCGATCATTCGCCTGCACCAAAAGCTGCTTTAAGCTTGAGTTCATCTTCTTTTGAGAGGGATGTCCTCACTATTGTTGCGTTGAATTTGTTCAGTTTTTCAAGAGCTTTGTCTTCCGTCCATTTTGAGATCAAAAGAAAAAGGGCAGATCCACCCGGTTTAATGGTTTCACCCACTTCTTTGATGAAGTCATCGTTTATTCCATAATCGTAAAGTTTACTGGAGATTGCACCGGCAACGGCGCCAATTGCCAGCCCGAGCCAGGGCATCCAGAAAAAAAGTCCTATCAGCATACCCCAGAATGCTCCCCCTAATGCACCCGCACCAACGAGGTGTGTTGCTTGTTTAACCTTTACTTTCCCGTCAGGTTTGCGAACAACAGTGGCAGCATCATCAAGAACTATCAACTCTTCCTTTTTGAGCTGGTTTATAGTTTCATCCATTTCAGACGCGCCGGTCTCATTCGGAAATGCAAAAACAATTAACTCACTCATGTTCCAAATCTCCTTTTGTTTACTCGATTTCAGTTCAAAATACGAAATTAACATAATCAAATGTCGAGTTTTATAAAGAGACCCCCATAATTAACGGGTTAAAACGATATTTAAGTTTTCGCAAGTGAGCAAGGTTTTTTTGAGAAGCTTTCTTAAAAATAAAAAAATTCTTACTTCAGTTTCTTTGCTAAGATTAAAATGAAAAACAGGATAAAGCCAGGTTAATATAATTTGATGATGCATTGTTCTATGGGGAGAAGAGAAAACAAAGCAAAAAACAATTCTTAAGAAAAAATGATGTTACAGAAAAGTAAGGTTTTTGGGCAGTAAGGTTATTGGGATGCAGGGTTATGGGGCAGTTTGGTCAATTTCATTAACAGAAGTATTAATTGAAAAACAAGTTCATTCAATTGAACCACAAGTTCATTCAATTAAAAAATGAGTACATTCTGTTTTCTCTTCAGCGTTTTGCTCTTAGTTTGCGCTTAGTTTTGCGCTTAGTTTTGCGCTTAGTTTTGCGCTTAGTTTTGCGCTTAGTTTTGCGCTTAGTTTTGCGCTTAGTTTTGCGCTTAGTTTTGCGCTTAGTTTTGCGCTTAGTTTTGCGCTTATTGTATTTTTGTTGGAACTAAATTGGATGTGAATTCTCGAAATATATGTTCAGATTACACGATAACTTTCAGATTACACGATAACTTTCAGATTACACGATAACTTTCAGATTACACGATAACTTTCAGATTACACGATAACTTTCAGATTACACGATAACTTTCAGATTTAGTGAGTAACATCCATGTAAAAAGAAGTGGTCACTTCCAGAAGTGAAAAGGTGCGATGCAATCATGAGGGGAGCTTTCAAGGAGCATATGGAAAATAAAAATAACTCTTCTAACCTCGGCTCGGTCGTCTCGGTGCGTGGCAGTATCGTTGATATAAGGTTTGAGAAGTATTTGCCTCCCATATATTCATTGCTACGCGCAGGAAAAGATGGAAGAATTGCCATTGAAGTCCTGACCCAGCTTGATTCGCATCACGTTAGGGGGATTGCACTGACTCCTACGGAGGGGCTTTCCAGGGGCACGCTGGTAGAAGATACGGGCGGCCCATTGAAGGCACCTGTAGGCAGCGGAATTCTTTCTCGCATGTTCGATGTGTTTGGAAATCCCATAGACCACAGGGATCCTCCATCAAACGTCCGGTGGCGCACAATCCATCAAGCTCCGCCTCCTCTTATACGTCGGTCAACGCGATCTGAAATCTTCGAGACCGGAATAAAAGCCATAGATGTGCTGGTGCCCCTTGAACGCGGAGGCAAAGCAGGCCTGTTCGGAGGGGCGGGGGTTGGTAAAACGGTGCTCTTAACCGAAATGATTCACAATGTAGTCAGGCAGCAACGGGGAGCGAGTATTTTTTGCGGAATAGGGGAGCGTTGTCGTGAAGGGGAAGAACTTTACCGTGATATGAAAGAAGCAGGTGTGCTTCCGAATACTGTTATGGTGTTCGGTCAGATGAACGAGCCACCTGGTGCTCGTTTTCGGGTGGGACATGTGGCACTTACAATGGCAGAGTATTTCCGGGATGATGAACACCGGGATGTGCTGCTGCTTATCGACAACATTTTTCGGTTCATCCAGGCTGGCTCGGAAGTATCCGGCCTGATGGGGCAGATGCCCTCGCGGCTTGGCTACCAGCCGACAATGGGCACCGAGTTATCGGAGCTCGAAGAGCGCATATCCAACACCGATGCCGGAGCCATCATGTCAATTCAGGCAGTATATGTGCCGGCTGATGATTTCACAGATCCTGCAGCTGTGCATACGTTTTCGCATCTTTCGGCATCAATTGTCCTCTCGCGCAAAAGGGCAAGTGAGGGGCTTTATCCGGCTATTGACCCCCTGCAGTCAAATTCAAAAATGTCCACGCCCGGGATCATTGGCGAAAGGCATTATCGCCTGGCCCAGGAAATCCGGCAGACGCTCGCGCAATATGCGGAACTCAAAGACATCATCTCCATGCTCGGCCTGGAACAGCTCTCGCCGGAGGACAGGAACGTTGTCGATCGCGCTCGCCGCCTGGAGCGTTTCCTCACCCAGCCGTTTTTCACCACTGAGCAGTTCACCGGTTTCAAAGGCAAATTCGTTACTCTCTCAGATGCGCTTGACGGCTGCGAACGTATCCTGCGCGACGAATCCGAAGACTACCCGGAAAGCGATCTCTACATGATCGGGACAATTGACGAAGCAATAGCCAAAAAATCAAGCAGGGACCAGACATGAATTCTCCACTCATGAATCTCAAGATTCTTCTGCCGTTCCAGGTCTTTGCCGAAAAGAAAGGGGTATCCCGTATAGTTGCAGAGACTCGTGAAGGTTCTTTCGGACTCCTGCCACACCGGCTTGATTGTGTTGCGGCTCTGGAACCCGGGATTTTAATCTACGAAACCGAGGCAGAAGGAGAAGTTTATGTGGCTGTTGATGAAGGCATACTGGTCAAGGCAGGTAAGGAAGTACTGGTCTCGGTGCGCAGCGCCATTGTCGGGACTGACCTCAGCCAGTTAAGGGAGGCAGTGGAAAGAGAGTTTTTGACCCTGGACGAAAGCGAGAAAAAAATGCGTTCAGTGATGACAAAATTAGAAATCGGGCTTATGCGCCGCTTAGCGGAGTTTCGGAATGACTGACAGATCGAAAGAGAAACCCTCAAAGGCTGAGCCCCCCCTGGCCCGCCATGTCGGGACAAAAGCTAAACGCAAACTCAAAGCGCAGCGTGAAGTGAATCGGACTGTCTGGCTCGGTCTGGGTATGATGGGGCTTATCGGCTGGTCCGTGGCAATTCCCACACTGCTTGGGGCGGTCCTTGGGCTCTGGCTGGACAAAAACTATCCAGAGAGCTTTTCCTGGACGCTTACACTGCTTATTATAGGCCTGCTTGCAGGCTGCTTGAATGCATGGCATTGGATAGCCAGGGAGCATAAGGAAATCCGGGAAGAAGAGGAGGATAACAATGAGTGAAGTTTTCAATCTGATTCTCGCACTGGGAGCTGGCTTTTTGCTCGGGGCTTTTTTCTTCGGCGGTCTCTGGTGGACTGTTCGGAGGGGCCTTTCATCCGGACAACCTGTACTCTGGTTCTTCGGTAGTCTACTGCTGCGGACGGGCATTACTGTTGCTGGGTTTTACTTTGCTTCGGGCGGACATTGGGATAGACTGCTCATGTGCTTACTCGGATTTTTCATTATGCGCCATATAGTGACCAGGCTCACCAGAATTCCGGAGGAAGAGTCGAACCAATTGACAAAGGAGGCCGGGAATGCGACTTAGTCCTGATGAGCTGATTTTCTGGCAGTACGGCTTCATCAAACTCAACGCTACGATTGTGTA
This genomic interval carries:
- the cutA gene encoding divalent-cation tolerance protein CutA, whose protein sequence is MLGIVYITTGDTKNASEIARELVSRKLAACVNSFPISSIFRWNDHIEEQKEIALLVKTDSSRLDEIIKVVKSLHTYDLPAIEFWKIEGEPEYLHWVHVNSS
- a CDS encoding site-2 protease family protein; protein product: MSGTSIVLGIFLMYWFLISVLDRKGILEKYDISTFGPLPILMIRTTKGLKLLDVLARPKRYWRVFANIGILMMFVGMIAMFLVIAISDLALYTSFLNDNVPEPGKYNSARNIFLIPGVNEFIPFTWGVIALIVTLVVHEFSHAILCRVENIRVKSMGILLALVPIGGFAEPDDEQLFGKKEEVKRELPLTATIEEIEAWEQQQKEEKQLKEIINESPDLSPKETKPEPVVTATRTQRARILAAGVMANFSVAFIAFLLFFGPVLGAIAPLSDAMIVSINESSPAQLAGLQEDMIITQVDDTPVSTGMDFLSYLETVEPGDTLQVHASKDRVVSVYDLKVPSSSEKCYSGVPIGGVVEGSPAEAAGIEPGMTMLRINNTRMRSIASFVDFMEGTEANQTIEVEMLPSANYTGELTENGTAVFEVRLISNPEESESGFLGVIYGSNGVLDCRMLGISIWMPQSGYYLEALKKIPSILNHAVGWIILFGLPIYGFAGEGFRGFSGTIAQFYQPVGWAEPLGVGIFWIANSLLWIGWLNFYVGLFNCLPAVPLDGGHVFRDYTYSLIYRFTRNEDVSERVSNSIAASFSMLILFSFLFMIFGPFIGQWM
- a CDS encoding potassium channel family protein, translating into MRKRPNLAYKLAALLLLIIYILLFKYIMIFEHQPENANAVTAIYWATTTIATVGYGDVVFTSLPGRVFSIAVQVTGIILISGFLATYVITPWMDRIIKFRLPRKVPSSMKGHIIICGYNQLVETLIDELAEQEITFIIIEDEEDVIKELVYRDIPCIFGTPSDKQTLLNGSIEKARILIANKSDERNANIVLTAREFQHLNIVAIVEDRLNSKYLKYAGADMVVSPKSMFGQFIGRKAMDRLVSRVTGTTEIFKGVHVTEFPIYIKSPLIGKTLKEVSSQRLTGARIVGIWKSGALSFNPKEDDVIRGNSVLLAVGTPEELAKLKKLTH
- a CDS encoding potassium channel family protein, coding for MESKGHLVVLGYGDVGKSIVSELSGGPFRFVVVDSNEKVFENVEFEHLVGNGADEEVIVAAGVKTSSFVFVALNDDTNVIFATLICRGLNPEATIVARANSVKSIDKIYKAGADYVGSLSIVAGQMLAKMSANCIGKVCRIDEDIMLYEGIEIEKHHIEKGSYLDKKSIEELDLERRIGCTVIGIERGGLVSTAINKQTVLRAGDIVAVVGSSKQITEFKEKYLD
- a CDS encoding RAD55 family ATPase, with product MESLSTGVEGLDLLTEGGYPKGKCILVTGPPGSGKTILGLHFLHRSCQEGKKCILVLTRELTADILTQARSLKLNLEPFLENGQLHIRNIFEDKMNKIKSVSKFGKGLCAVDTDIIEYLSSMSSEVDVVVIDNIGVMAITHDIREFADEFSSISIILLKNGCTSLFVMDEDSYELTHRLTGYMVFGLIRLTTQENYSSGKTKQYLYIEKMRNTPVPVKYSLFDITPQGLRVISGMKPFLK
- a CDS encoding response regulator, producing MDEKKKPKVLIVDDKKENVELMEAYLAVEPYDVITAYGGKEALQKVRYENPDIVLLDVMMPEVNGYEVCKILKENPETQFIPVLMLTALSELEDRIKGIEVGADDFLTKPINRIELKTRVKSLLRVKCLHDRLVAERDSLEVKNRVQSILTAVIPILLQFVSNEEKKVIINQMTGMVEKTLFEMYDFNDQEMDLAYAGNVCAEIMNQLGGNFSATMGENEKYWIVKGTKCPWKGEVARKNPILCTLTRKIFSNITMKVDSSYSLEALKTIGNRNDCCEFIIKAA